The Kryptolebias marmoratus isolate JLee-2015 linkage group LG18, ASM164957v2, whole genome shotgun sequence genome includes a region encoding these proteins:
- the LOC108247570 gene encoding oocyte zinc finger protein XlCOF22-like produces MSSVQSLREFISERLTAAAGEIFTEFEKTIVQYEEEIDRQRRLLDISSKPQINLHRTEVPQRYASEEEDILTDQQLWNQERNSNMDVEDPEPLQIKEEQEELSIGPNEEELLLKQETDIFIVTPASKERDYLESEPNWDQLFSQNSPETENQDRSRKDDSESSRDEELKQNERSPQTRDYSDNVDCLKLKTLPDEKPFTCGTCGKKFSVKYNLTLHMRTHTGEKPYSCEICGKCFSQNSHLTQHIRTHTGEKPFSCLICGKTFSHGNSLQLHLRIHTGEKPYPCKNCGKHFFTSSNLTNHMRTHTGEKPFSCQTCGKSFGQKSYLIRHMRTHKGEV; encoded by the exons ATGTCTTCAGTTCAGTCTCTGAGAGAGTTTATCAGCGAGCgactaactgctgctgctggagaa atattcacagagtttgaaaaaaccATCGTCCAGTACGAGGAAGAGATCGACCGTCAGCGCAGACTGCTGGATATCAGCTCGAAGCCACAGATAAACCTCCACAGGACAG AAGTCCCACAGCGTTATGCCAGCGAGGAGGAGGACATTCTCACTGACCAGCAGCTCTGGAACCAAGAGAGGAACTCCAATATGGACGTGGAGGATCCAGAACCTCTGCAGATTaaagaggaacaggaggaactCAGTATTGGTCCGAATGAAGAAGAGCTCTTACTGAAGCAGGAGACTGATATCTTTATTGTGACTCCTGCTTCTAAGGAAAGGGACTACTTGGAATCGGAGCCAAACTGGGACCAGCTCTTCTCTCAGAACTCTcctgaaactgaaaaccaaGATAGAAGCAGGAAGGATGACTCAGAATCCAGCAGGGATgaagagctgaaacaaaatgaGAGAAGTCCACAAACCAGAGATTACAGTGACAATGTAGACTGCCTGAAACTGAAAACTCTCCCAGATGAGAAGCCTTTTACATGTGGAACTTGTGGAAAgaaattttctgtaaaatataatttaaccCTTCATatgagaactcacacaggtgagaaacCTTATTCATGTGAGATTTGTGGTAAATGTTTCTCTCAGAATTCTCACCTGACTCAACACATaagaactcacacaggtgagaagcctttcTCCTGTCTGATCTGTGGAAAAACGTTCAGTCATGGAAACAGTTTACAGCTACACCTGAGAATTCACACAGGCGAGAAGCCGTATCCATGTAAAAACTGTGGCAAACATTTCTTTACGAGTAGTAACTTAACTAATCACATGAGAACTCACACCGGTGAGAAGCCTTTCTCCTGTCAGACGTGTGGAAAAAGCTTCGGACAAAAAAGCTATTTAATCAGACACATGAGAACTCACAAAGGTGAGGTGTAA
- the LOC108247562 gene encoding interferon-induced protein with tetratricopeptide repeats 1-like, translated as MMSAAESLESKLEALQSHFTWDLDPRRSKLFRLKDNLEDIGTEEDNIWLGPIYNLQGFIHYKLGFMEEARAFFSRATEAFQQLKTTDEGPWLVVNYGNLAWLHHHTGEDEKSQDFLSKVDALMNKYPAPIKGELHLEVCAEKAWTLMKFDNEKKLQAAEYFQKAIRMEPNTVLWQTSRVLALVSASKHSDSGLDDDIWEDMRVARMEDPKNLYLAAVELKESARRGEQIRDEAQELAEKILLNPVSSYRGLKPLLRSYRQIDAFHEAIDLAERALNEHPDSRYLKRCAALCYKWKIIFSKDRRPNERMISRAIGLYEEVISLYPQSSLVKQLDLANIQAKSGQGLMKSDQTYKKLLREVQDPADKQMIYNSYAKYLNFERQERNKSVEYHMKATAINHQSFFRQNSIKALEKIRDRGRNRMCREITEFLEKLEILQKVNRQ; from the exons ATGATGAG tgcTGCTGAGAGTCTGGAGTCCAAACTCGAGGCCCTTCAGAGCCACTTCACCTGGGATCTGGACCCCCGCAGATCCAAACTGTTCCGTCTCAAGGACAACCTGGAGGACATCGGCACAGAGGAGGACAACATCTGGCTGGGTCCCATTTACAACCTGCAGGGGTTCATCCACTAcaagctgggcttcatggaggAGGCCCGGGCGTTCTTCAGCAGGGCCACTGAAGCCTTCCAGCAGCTCAAAACGACCGACGAGGGGCCCTGGTTGGTGGTGAACTACGGGAATCTGGCATGGCTGCACCATCATACGGGTGAAGATGAGAAGAGTCAGGACTTCCTGTCCAAGGTCGACGCCCTGATGAATAAATATCCAGCTCCAATCAAAGGAGAGCTCCACCTGGAGGTCTGCGCTGAGAAGGCCTGGACCCTGATGAAGTTTGACAACGAGAAGAAGCTGCAGGCTGCAGAGTACTTCCAGAAAGCCATCAGGATGGAGCCGAACACGGTGCTGTGGCAGACCAGCCGTGTGCTGGCGTTGGTGAGCGCCTCCAAGCACAGCGACTCGGGCCTGGACGACGATATCTGGGAGGACATGAGAGTTGCTAGAATGGAGGATCCGAAGAACTTGTACCTCGCTGCTGTTGAGCTGAAGGAAAGCGCCAGGAGAGGAGAGCAAATCAGAGATGAAGCTCAGGAGCTGGCAGAGAAGATCTTACTGAATCCTGTCAGCAGCTACCGTGGCCTGAAACCACTGCTGAGGTCCTACAGACAAATCGATGCTTTCCATGAGGCCATTGATTTGGCAGAAAGGGCCCTGAACGAGCATCCGGATTCCCGTTACCTGAAGAGGTGTGCAGCTCTCTGCTACAAGTGGAAAATTATCTTTTCCAAAGACAGACGCCCAAATGAAAGGATGATCAGCCGAGCGATCGGCCTGTACGAGGAGGTGATTTCTCTGTACCCTCAGTCCTCTCTGGTGAAGCAGCTCGACCTCGCAAACATACAAGCCAAGTCTGGGCAGGGTCTGATGAAATCAGATCAGACGTACAAGAAGCTGCTGAGGGAAGTTCAGgatcctgcagacaaacagatgatCTACAACAGCTACGCAAAGTACTTAAACTTTGAGCGACAGGAGAGGAACAAGTCGGTTGAGTATCACATGAAGGCTACAGCCATAAACCATCAGTCCTTCTTCCGGCAGAACAGCATCAAAGCGCTGGAGAAGATCAGAGACCGAGGCAGGAACAGGATGTGCAGAGAAATCACGGAGTTCCTGGAAAAACTAGAAATTCTTCAGAAAGTGAACAGGCAGTAG